The Natrinema salaciae genome includes a window with the following:
- the tnpA gene encoding IS200/IS605 family transposase has protein sequence MEYDLDSGAHSTYSLHYHLILATKYRRGVLTEERTQFIHEVISGFTDNYGVELTNLDGKDDHVHILFRAKPTTDLVKFINTVKGATARRIRNEYADELKTELWGDSFWNDSYCLISTGQVSLDVLKQYVENQRE, from the coding sequence ATGGAGTACGATCTCGACTCGGGAGCGCACTCGACGTATTCGCTCCACTACCACCTGATACTCGCCACGAAGTATCGGCGCGGAGTGCTAACCGAGGAGCGAACCCAATTCATTCACGAGGTCATCAGCGGGTTCACGGACAACTACGGTGTCGAACTGACGAACCTCGACGGCAAGGACGACCACGTACACATCCTATTCCGAGCGAAACCAACCACAGACCTCGTGAAGTTCATCAACACGGTCAAGGGCGCGACCGCCCGCCGTATCCGCAACGAGTACGCGGACGAACTGAAGACCGAACTGTGGGGCGACTCGTTCTGGAACGACTCGTACTGCCTCATCTCGACGGGGCAGGTGTCGCTTGATGTGCTGAAACAGTACGTCGAGAACCAACGCGAGTAG
- a CDS encoding M48 family metallopeptidase: MRLTTPAGLASRAVLGAAISGMVLAGSLAIVVAIATAGGMILSAYGSDLLGFVRITPPRLFWPIVWSLCALGATGLFVRAIVRTVRTERAAFLEGASPLSETEIVETSSIDSAVERLARQVGIPTPTVRIDSAATPLAYTTYRPDAPLVGAGRDETPVIVLSTGLVETLSQSELSAVLAHEIAHIANDDLRLITVLLVPLVAAETLAEDEGSTSNVFELCGHLLSFVASIGVGVFSRGRELAADRAAAVMTGEPATLASALENLDESSTSKPTTDLRDHARSTNAINVLPTLGPANSGTGLRSTHPSLETRLDQLRSLARD; the protein is encoded by the coding sequence ATGCGACTGACAACACCGGCTGGACTTGCAAGCCGTGCGGTCCTCGGGGCAGCTATCAGCGGGATGGTGCTCGCCGGCAGCCTCGCCATCGTGGTGGCGATCGCAACCGCTGGTGGGATGATTCTCTCCGCGTACGGATCTGATCTCCTTGGTTTCGTTCGAATCACTCCTCCTCGATTGTTCTGGCCGATCGTCTGGTCGCTCTGTGCGCTCGGCGCTACAGGATTATTCGTTCGAGCAATCGTGCGCACTGTTCGAACCGAGCGCGCCGCCTTCCTGGAGGGAGCGTCGCCGCTCTCGGAGACCGAGATAGTCGAGACGTCGTCTATCGACTCCGCAGTCGAGCGCCTCGCGAGGCAGGTCGGGATTCCGACGCCGACGGTCAGAATCGACTCGGCGGCCACCCCGCTTGCATATACGACGTATCGGCCGGATGCACCCCTCGTCGGCGCTGGTAGGGACGAGACGCCAGTGATCGTGCTCTCGACGGGGCTCGTCGAGACGCTGTCGCAGTCCGAGTTGTCGGCAGTACTCGCACACGAAATCGCTCATATCGCCAACGACGATCTCCGGCTGATCACCGTCCTACTGGTGCCGCTCGTCGCCGCCGAGACGCTCGCGGAAGACGAGGGGAGCACGTCGAACGTCTTCGAACTCTGTGGGCATCTCCTCTCGTTCGTCGCATCGATCGGTGTCGGCGTCTTCTCGCGGGGTCGAGAGCTGGCCGCCGACCGCGCCGCCGCTGTGATGACTGGAGAGCCCGCTACACTCGCCAGCGCACTCGAGAATCTCGACGAGTCGTCGACTTCGAAGCCGACCACGGATCTCCGAGACCACGCTCGATCGACGAACGCGATCAACGTGCTCCCGACCCTCGGACCTGCGAACAGCGGGACGGGACTCCGGTCGACACATCCGTCCCTCGAGACACGTCTCGACCAGCTTCGCTCGCTCGCACGCGACTGA
- the gcvT gene encoding glycine cleavage system aminomethyltransferase GcvT — translation MPLQTPPLRGIHDERGAKFTEFGGWDMPVEFDSIQTEHAAVREDVGIFDVSHMGQIHVTGPDAPELMQRLTSNDISRLSVGDSQYAAITDEDGIIIDDTVVYRLPDEGDDATYLFVPNAGTDEATHERWIDYRNEWGLEATVDNRTDEYAMFAVQGPNAADLIADVTEESITDLDRFQARYTTIDGVECWAARTGYTGEDGFELIVPWAAAEELWTAFDCQPCGLGARDTLRIEAGLLLAGQDFDQEDDPRTPYEAGIGFTVALETEFVGRDALAEIEAAGVDEKLVGFQLIDRGVPRHGYDITNPESRVIGTVTSGTMSPTLERPIGLGYVPVAYAEPGTTLQVVVRGQSKKARVETTPFIDTV, via the coding sequence ATGCCGCTTCAGACGCCGCCGTTACGTGGGATCCACGACGAGCGTGGGGCGAAGTTCACGGAGTTTGGCGGCTGGGACATGCCGGTCGAATTCGATTCGATCCAGACGGAGCACGCGGCCGTCCGGGAGGACGTCGGGATATTCGACGTCTCGCACATGGGCCAGATACACGTCACCGGCCCCGACGCGCCCGAACTGATGCAACGGCTGACGTCGAACGACATCTCCCGGCTCTCGGTCGGCGATTCCCAGTACGCCGCGATCACCGACGAGGACGGAATCATCATCGACGACACCGTCGTCTACCGGCTGCCGGACGAGGGGGACGACGCGACGTACCTGTTCGTCCCCAACGCCGGCACCGACGAGGCGACCCACGAGCGGTGGATCGACTACCGCAACGAGTGGGGCCTCGAGGCGACCGTCGACAACCGGACCGACGAGTACGCCATGTTCGCCGTCCAGGGACCGAACGCGGCCGACCTGATCGCGGACGTAACCGAGGAGTCGATCACCGACCTCGACCGGTTTCAGGCGCGGTATACGACGATCGACGGCGTCGAGTGCTGGGCCGCCAGGACCGGCTACACCGGCGAGGACGGCTTCGAGCTGATCGTCCCCTGGGCGGCGGCCGAGGAGCTCTGGACGGCGTTCGACTGCCAGCCCTGCGGCCTCGGCGCACGGGACACGCTCCGCATCGAAGCCGGACTCCTGCTCGCCGGGCAAGACTTCGACCAGGAGGACGACCCGCGAACGCCCTACGAGGCCGGCATCGGCTTCACCGTGGCCCTCGAGACCGAGTTCGTCGGTCGGGACGCGCTCGCGGAGATCGAGGCGGCGGGCGTCGACGAAAAGCTCGTCGGCTTCCAGTTGATCGACCGGGGCGTCCCCCGTCACGGCTACGACATCACGAACCCCGAGAGCCGGGTCATCGGCACCGTCACCAGCGGGACGATGAGCCCGACCCTCGAGCGGCCGATCGGCCTCGGCTACGTGCCGGTCGCGTACGCCGAACCGGGGACGACGCTGCAGGTGGTCGTCCGCGGGCAATCGAAGAAAGCACGAGTCGAAACCACACCCTTCATCGACACAGTATAA
- a CDS encoding hemolysin family protein: protein MVDLAFSFGRLLFAFFLVFLNGFFVAAEFAYVRIRSTQIESLVEEGRPAAELVQEAEENLDDYLATTQLGITIASLGLGWVGEPAIASLLEPVLGSVLPAGSIHLVAIAIGFSVITFLHVVFGELAPKTLAIADAERIALLVAAPMKFFYYIFIPGIIVFNGTANFFTRLIGVEPASERDESHSEDEILRIVAQSGEQGAVGMDEVEMVESVFDLGETVAREVMVPRPDVVTVRAEMPLSELRSVAASGSYTRLPIVDEDADDPVVGFVHAKDVLQAIEAVDGDESAGEPTARDLAREVIIVPETRQIDEILAEFRRRNVQLAVVIDEWGAFEGILTIEDVIEEVVGDIRDEFDVAEMEPSVEELEDGQYAMDGGVSLAEVNETLGTELEGDAFETVGGLVLSRLGRAPDVGDTIEVDGYEVTVEDVEGTRVSRVTVSENPPAAEESTD from the coding sequence ATGGTAGACCTCGCCTTCTCGTTCGGGCGACTCCTCTTCGCGTTCTTTCTGGTCTTCCTGAACGGCTTTTTCGTCGCGGCGGAGTTCGCGTACGTCCGAATCCGTTCGACGCAGATCGAGTCCCTCGTCGAGGAGGGTCGCCCGGCGGCGGAGCTCGTCCAGGAGGCCGAAGAGAATCTGGACGACTACCTCGCCACGACTCAACTGGGCATCACGATCGCCTCGCTGGGGCTGGGCTGGGTCGGCGAACCCGCCATCGCCTCGCTCCTCGAGCCCGTGCTGGGATCGGTGCTCCCCGCGGGATCGATTCACCTGGTGGCGATCGCGATCGGATTCAGCGTCATCACGTTCCTCCACGTCGTCTTCGGGGAGCTCGCGCCCAAGACGCTGGCTATCGCGGATGCCGAGCGGATCGCACTGCTCGTCGCCGCACCGATGAAGTTCTTCTACTACATCTTCATTCCCGGCATCATCGTCTTCAACGGCACGGCGAATTTCTTCACGCGGCTCATCGGCGTCGAACCGGCATCCGAGCGCGACGAGAGCCACAGCGAGGACGAGATCCTGCGGATCGTCGCCCAGTCGGGCGAACAGGGCGCGGTCGGGATGGACGAAGTCGAGATGGTCGAGTCGGTCTTCGACCTCGGCGAGACGGTCGCTCGCGAGGTCATGGTTCCGCGCCCCGACGTCGTCACCGTTCGAGCGGAGATGCCCCTCTCCGAACTCCGCAGTGTCGCCGCCAGCGGGAGCTACACTCGGCTCCCCATCGTCGACGAGGACGCCGACGACCCCGTCGTCGGGTTCGTCCACGCGAAGGACGTCCTCCAGGCAATCGAGGCGGTAGACGGTGACGAATCGGCCGGCGAACCGACCGCACGCGACCTCGCTCGAGAGGTCATTATCGTCCCCGAAACCCGCCAGATCGACGAGATACTCGCGGAGTTCCGCCGGCGGAACGTCCAGCTGGCCGTCGTCATCGACGAGTGGGGTGCCTTCGAAGGAATCCTGACGATCGAAGACGTCATCGAGGAAGTCGTCGGCGACATTCGAGACGAGTTCGACGTCGCCGAAATGGAGCCCTCCGTCGAAGAGCTCGAGGACGGTCAGTACGCGATGGACGGTGGCGTCTCGCTCGCGGAGGTAAACGAGACCCTGGGAACGGAGCTCGAGGGCGACGCGTTCGAGACCGTCGGCGGCCTGGTGTTGAGTCGCCTCGGCCGCGCCCCCGACGTCGGCGACACGATCGAGGTCGACGGCTACGAGGTGACCGTCGAGGACGTGGAGGGAACCCGCGTCTCGAGGGTGACCGTGAGCGAGAATCCGCCGGCGGCCGAGGAATCGACCGACTGA
- a CDS encoding competence/damage-inducible protein A, with the protein MNVAIVTVGDEILAGSTTNTNASWLAERITERGSTVQRILTIPDDRELIAAHVARWSDAFDAVIVTGGIGGTPDDVTVEAVADGLEREFVVHGEIRERLVEKAAAFREANPEMVAEYDLQLDIDAAASIPEGATPIVVDEGWAPGCLVENVYVFAGIPDEMKAMFEAVADEFQGDSTAETLYTPAPEGSLHEALEGVTDRFDVSVGSYPRSENRPGRIRVSSTDPETVDAAIGWLREHVETTDPPTETNASE; encoded by the coding sequence ATGAACGTCGCGATCGTCACCGTCGGCGACGAAATTCTCGCGGGATCGACGACCAACACCAACGCGTCGTGGCTGGCCGAGCGGATCACCGAGCGTGGCAGCACCGTCCAGCGCATCCTGACGATCCCCGACGACCGCGAACTCATCGCGGCGCACGTCGCCCGCTGGAGCGACGCGTTCGACGCCGTGATCGTCACCGGCGGCATCGGCGGCACGCCGGACGACGTGACCGTCGAAGCCGTCGCCGACGGCCTCGAGCGCGAGTTCGTCGTCCACGGCGAGATCCGGGAGCGGCTGGTCGAGAAGGCAGCCGCGTTCCGCGAGGCGAACCCCGAGATGGTCGCGGAGTACGACCTCCAGCTCGACATCGACGCCGCGGCCTCGATCCCCGAGGGTGCGACGCCGATCGTCGTCGACGAGGGGTGGGCCCCGGGCTGTCTCGTCGAGAACGTCTACGTCTTCGCCGGCATCCCCGACGAGATGAAGGCGATGTTCGAGGCGGTCGCCGACGAGTTCCAAGGGGACTCCACCGCGGAGACGCTGTACACGCCGGCACCGGAGGGATCGCTCCACGAGGCGCTCGAGGGCGTCACCGACCGGTTCGACGTTTCGGTGGGGAGCTATCCGCGGAGCGAGAACCGGCCCGGCCGAATCCGGGTCTCGAGCACCGACCCGGAGACGGTCGATGCGGCCATCGGATGGCTGCGGGAGCACGTCGAGACGACCGACCCGCCGACCGAAACGAACGCGTCCGAGTAA
- a CDS encoding metal-dependent hydrolase, with protein sequence MPSTIVHVAFAGLLGVALLGDEFETRAILTVMGCTALLDLDTVIGIVVPGTHRAALHNVWIVLVPAVLLYWDWTLRDESFVRTRWGTYGYRVAWVTAAGLFFGHILFDAFFNGVNLFWPLHNRFYDLSGSLLVTDQRGLVQTFVELESGGVAESTARGTTENTHYRTGFDPTRGEPAAGIERIFPIAATGERFVLAVAGYTAVIARIVEDRRSS encoded by the coding sequence ATGCCGTCGACTATCGTCCACGTCGCGTTCGCGGGACTACTCGGGGTTGCGTTGCTCGGCGACGAGTTCGAGACCCGTGCGATTCTGACCGTGATGGGGTGTACCGCCCTCCTCGATCTCGACACGGTGATCGGGATCGTCGTCCCCGGAACGCACCGCGCGGCGCTGCACAACGTCTGGATCGTTCTCGTCCCCGCGGTCCTCCTGTACTGGGACTGGACGCTGCGCGACGAATCGTTCGTCCGGACCCGCTGGGGGACCTACGGCTACCGCGTCGCGTGGGTCACGGCAGCCGGGTTGTTCTTCGGACACATCCTGTTCGACGCGTTCTTCAACGGCGTCAACCTCTTCTGGCCGCTCCACAACCGGTTTTACGACCTGTCCGGATCGCTCCTCGTGACGGATCAGCGCGGGCTCGTCCAGACGTTCGTCGAACTCGAGTCGGGCGGCGTCGCCGAGTCGACGGCGCGCGGGACGACCGAGAACACCCACTACAGAACGGGATTCGATCCGACTCGCGGCGAACCGGCGGCGGGGATCGAGCGGATCTTCCCCATCGCGGCGACCGGCGAGCGGTTCGTGCTCGCCGTCGCCGGATATACCGCAGTTATCGCACGAATCGTCGAGGACCGACGGTCATCGTGA
- the gcvH gene encoding glycine cleavage system protein GcvH — protein MSFDVPDDRRYLESHEWALETDGVVRVGISDFAQDELGDVVFVELPDEGDDLAAEGEFGVVESIKAVSDLYAPVGGEVVAINEDLFDAPELVNEDPFGDGWMLEIEPDDPDELEELLTADEYEEQIA, from the coding sequence ATGAGCTTCGACGTTCCCGACGATAGACGGTATCTGGAATCGCACGAGTGGGCACTCGAGACCGACGGCGTCGTCCGCGTCGGCATCTCCGACTTCGCGCAGGACGAACTCGGCGACGTGGTCTTCGTGGAACTCCCCGACGAGGGCGACGACCTCGCAGCCGAGGGCGAGTTCGGCGTCGTCGAATCGATCAAGGCGGTCTCCGACCTCTACGCGCCGGTCGGCGGCGAGGTCGTCGCGATCAACGAGGACCTGTTCGACGCCCCGGAACTCGTCAACGAGGACCCCTTCGGCGACGGCTGGATGCTCGAGATCGAACCGGACGATCCCGACGAACTCGAGGAGTTGCTGACCGCCGACGAGTACGAAGAGCAAATCGCCTGA
- a CDS encoding helix-turn-helix domain-containing protein: protein MSGRGPKRELAEKIAGEITLSDDPGATLRKWRTDFDVSQTDLAAELDVSSSVISDYESGRRESPGIGVVGRLVDGLLAIDERRGGERIRQYGRVLSAGFESDVVYDLREYATSLPLSRLYGDLEATEVASSGTEQVSGHTVIDSIEAITRLSSEEFFRLYGQSTNRVLVFTNVTQGEGVGIALRVINPTPNAVILHGLEEEDLWDHAKELARIDGYSLAVTAAPLDEMLEHLVSLE, encoded by the coding sequence ATGAGCGGACGCGGACCGAAACGGGAACTCGCGGAGAAGATCGCCGGAGAAATCACGCTGAGCGACGATCCCGGCGCGACGCTGCGAAAGTGGCGCACCGACTTCGACGTCTCGCAGACCGATCTCGCGGCCGAACTCGACGTCTCGTCGTCGGTCATCTCCGACTACGAGAGTGGTCGCCGGGAGAGTCCCGGCATCGGCGTCGTCGGGCGACTCGTCGACGGCCTGCTCGCGATCGACGAACGCCGCGGCGGGGAGCGCATTCGACAGTACGGCCGCGTCCTCTCGGCAGGTTTCGAAAGCGACGTCGTCTACGACCTCCGGGAGTACGCGACCTCGCTGCCCCTCTCCCGGCTGTACGGCGATCTCGAGGCGACGGAAGTGGCCTCGAGCGGGACCGAGCAGGTCAGCGGCCACACCGTCATCGACAGCATCGAGGCGATCACCCGCCTCTCGAGCGAGGAGTTCTTTCGCCTCTACGGGCAGAGCACGAACCGCGTCCTCGTGTTCACCAACGTGACCCAGGGAGAGGGCGTCGGGATCGCGCTGCGAGTGATCAATCCGACGCCGAACGCCGTGATCCTCCACGGCCTCGAGGAGGAGGACCTCTGGGACCACGCGAAGGAACTCGCACGAATCGACGGCTACTCGCTGGCCGTGACGGCAGCACCGCTCGACGAGATGCTCGAGCATCTCGTGAGCCTCGAGTGA